ATGCCATACATATCGTCCGGCTCGCCACTTCTCCATGCTCATGCCCTCCCATGCCGTCACACAGAATAAAGAGACGGTTCTTGGGGTTTAATTGTTTCATAGAAGGATAGGTGCAATCCTCCTGATTGTCTTTTTGCCCTATTTCGCTAAATCCAATTGGCTTTCTGATAGTTATATTCATACGTTTATACTATTTGAGTCGCTTCTTCGTCTGTCGCCTCCAGATAGACGTCCGTCTTTCCTAAGGTTAGCTTGTCACCTAACTGTAGTTTCAAAATATCATTCCGCTGAATGGGCTTTCCATTCAGGGCAATGACATTCTTTGAATTTATCTCCACAAGGTGATGCTCAATGCCATGCACTGTTTTCACCACGTCTATCCGAAGGTGGCGACGGCTCATGTATTCGTCATGAGTAATCTGAATATCCGCATCGCTGTTTTTAGCAATGCGCCCGATGATGTTCACTCCCATTTTCAGCGGGCAATGTTGTTCTGTACCATCGACTCTTATTTGTCCGATATCAAAGTTCTGCGGCACCCTGTATCCCGGCAACTGCGTCTCCTCCTCTGCGCTTCCCAGACCGCCTTTTGCAATCGCACCGCCCTGATACACGTTGGCCTTTGCCTTGAAATGGCAAATGGGGCATTCCACTATCTTCTCCTCATAGCCGGGCGCTTCCGGAAAAGAGAGACGGGTGCGGCAATTGGGGCAAACTAAAAACATCTTTCTCATACGATTCTATCACTCATGCCATTGAACTAATGTCTGCATCGTTCACATAATCCGGCATCCCGTCATTACAAGCAGTCATCATCCCCGGGTTTGGGCTTGAAATCATCTGTTGCAA
This genomic window from Bacteroides sp. AN502(2024) contains:
- a CDS encoding FHA domain-containing protein: MRKMFLVCPNCRTRLSFPEAPGYEEKIVECPICHFKAKANVYQGGAIAKGGLGSAEEETQLPGYRVPQNFDIGQIRVDGTEQHCPLKMGVNIIGRIAKNSDADIQITHDEYMSRRHLRIDVVKTVHGIEHHLVEINSKNVIALNGKPIQRNDILKLQLGDKLTLGKTDVYLEATDEEATQIV